GGTGCCAGCAGCGATGCCGAGGAACGCGCCGGCTCCATCGGCATCTTCGCCCAGTCGGTGGGCGGCGGCGGTGGTATTGTCGGCAATACGGTGGCCATTACCGAAGCCGAGATTGATACCGACCTCAACTTCGACGGTGACAAGAGCGACACCTTCGACGTTTCCGACGGCACTGCGTTTGCCGGCACCATCGGCGGCAAGGGCAAGGGCGGAACGGTCAACGTCACGCACACCGGCTCCATCTATTCGCCTTCCTTCAACGGCATCGGCATATTTGCGCAGAGCACCGGCGGCGACGGCGGCAGCAAGATCACGGTCAACGTCGATGGGGGAACCATCGAAGGCGGTGACCTCTTTGACGATGGGACCGGTACCGCGGCGGCGATCGTCATCGATGGTGGCGACAACACCAATACTTTGACAATTGGCGCCGGAAGCCTGCTCTACGCAGTGGGCGAGCAGGTCCTCCTGGGCGGGGATCAGACCGAAACCGTCACCAGCCGCGGCGAGGTCATCGGCAACATCGACCTCGACTACCACGGGGCGGCGGCGAACGTGAACAACTACAGCAACTTGGGCGCCGGCGTGCTCGAAACGCGCACCAAGATCAACCTCGCCGGCGGCTTGCTGTCGAATGCCGGCAAGCTCGACGTGGGCGGCTTCGACGTGGTCACGACGACGGCGCTGACCGGCAGCTATGAGCAGACCGCGCCTGGCAACTATGCCGGCGACTTCAATTTTGCCATCGCACCGTCCGACCTGCTGACGGTCAGCGGCACCACGATCGTCGACGGCCTGGTAACGCCGAACCTGATCTCGCTGGCCCGCCTTGCCCCGCCGGAAACCTTCATCCGCAGCACCGGTGCGGTGACCGACAACGGCATGGATGCCGTGGACACCCTGACCGTTGATTTCGGCGTCGTGACTACGACAAGCGAGGTGCAACTCGCGATCAACGGCATCGACTTCACGCCCAACGGCGTTGACCTGACGCGCAATCAGCAGTCGGCCGGCGACTTCATCAACACCGTGCTGACCGGCGATGGCTCGGAGGGACTCGGTCCCTTCTTCGCCTTCCTTGGCAATCTGCAGGCTGACGAGGGAGCCATTTTGGCGGCCACCTTGGAGCGCGTGCACGCCGAGCCCTACGCGGCGATGCTCGCTCCGGTCCTCTTCTCGGCGCAACGCTTCGGCAATCTTCTGCAGAGCTGTCCCGTGGGCGGCGATACCGGCGCGGTGATCCGAGAGGGTCAGTGCTTGTGGGCACGCGCGTCGGGTGCGTACCTTGAAAAGGGCCCTACGGACGACTTCTCCAATGCGAGGGAGACGACGTTCGCGTTCTCCACCGGCGGGCAGCTCTACCTGTCGCCGCGCTGGCGTGCCGGCGGCGCCATCGAATATGAGCAGGCCGATTTCGACAACGGCAATCTGGCCGCAAGCCAGGGCAACCGGATGAACTTCGGCGGCGTTCTAAAATACCAGGAGGGCTCGACCCTGCTCTCCGCCGCGGCAACTGGCGGCTACGGTTGGTATGAGACGGAGCGCTTCGTCAACCTCGGCGCCATCCTTCCTGGCGTCAATCGCGCGGAGGCCGACCACAATATCGGGCACGCCCACTTGCAGCTGCGGGCGGCGCAGCTTTTCACGGCCGGCAATCTTTACGCCAAGCCCATCATCGATGTGACCGCGACGTACCTCGCCACCCGCGGGTTCCAGGAGACGGGCATCGGCGCTCTCAACCTGCACGTGGTGGATTCCGGCGAGTGGGTCTACGCGGGAACGCCGTCGCTGGAGATCGGCGCGCAACTCGCCAACGAGCATGGCGTGTTGTTCCGACCCTATGTCCGAGGCGGCGTCACATGGTTCAGCGAATCGACGCTCGGCGTAAACGCGACCTTCGAAGCGGCGCCGGCGAGTGCCGGTACCTTCGCCTCCGTGAGCGATCTCGATCAGACGATTGCCAATGTCTCCGCTGGGCTCGACATCCTCGATGCCAACGCCGGCTTCGACCTTCGCTTCAGCTATGACGGGCGGTTTGGCGCGGAGAATGTCGAGATCCACTCGGGGAGCGGGCGCTTCATCGTCAACTACTAGCGTCTGGGCACAACGCACCGAGCGCGGCGTCCACACTTGGCCCCAGTCGCCCCACCGAGCATCAATGTCCGCTTCGGGGATTATCGGACGTTCTGGAAGGCGGGTGTGCGCCCGGCAGGCGTGGTCACTCCTCCAACGTTGATGTGCTATCTGGTGCTCTCTCTGGGCAGCCCAAAGCAAAATCAAAGCCTTGGGCTGGTAGCGCACCCTGACTGGCCAGCAAATGGGCGCAGAGGGGCATTACGGAGCGCGGTCGGTGTGGTCTACTTTGTTGGCGCGAATCGCGTCTGGCTTTATTTAGTGAAATCAAGCCCATAGTATGGGCGACAACAAAGGCCCCGTAGCTCAGCTGGATAGAGCACCAGATTCCTAATCTGGGGGTCACAGGTTCAAATCCTGTCGGGGTCGCCACCACCAGCCGGCAACGCGAGTCCCATTTGCCCGCGCAACAGGCAAATGCCGCGCGCTTGCGCAGGCCCGGTCGGGCGGCGGCGGCGAAATTGCTGCGAAATCGGGCTTGATGCCCTGGCATAGAACTTGCCGCCTCACGATGCGCGCTGCACGGCGTGCATCGGAAGAAAGAGGCTGGCGAGTTCCCTTCCCCAGCTTCGCTGGCGCCGGATCCGCACGGGTCCGGCGCCAGACTGCTGCTAGGGGCGGCGGCTCACCAACGAGCCGATGAGCGCGATGGCGATCATCACCGGAAGCGCGATCAGCACCACCGCGCCGATGGTCAGCGCAATCCCCACGAAAACAAAGGCGAGGAAGAAGAAGGCGGCGATCGCGCCGAGGACGACTCCGAGCGCCAGCAGCCACGCCCGCCAACCGGAGACGACGGTCGTCCGGCCATTCTTTTCGACGACAAGCATGCAGATGCTCCGTGCCAGTAGGCCGTTGTCAGCGCGCATGGTCGTGATCGGCGGCGCCAGCGTCAAGGCCCGAGCCCCGCATGCTTCGAAACAGACCTAGTGGCTGTGGAAGGCGTGCGGCAGCACGAAGGGGATGCCCTGTGCGGGCGTGACGTTGATACGCACATCGCAGCCGTAGACGCGCGACAGAAGCTCGTCGCAAAACACGTCCTGCGCCGTGCCGCGTGCCGCCACGCGTCCCTGGCTGAGCAACACCAGCTCGTCGGCAAATACGGCGGCGAGATTGAGGTCATGCAGGATCGCGAGCACCGCTCGCCCCGCCCGCGCCTGGCGCCGCGCTTCCTCGAGAACGACGCCCTGATGGGCGAGATCGAGGTTGGCGGTCGGCTCGTCGAGCAGCAGAACCGAGGGCTCGCAGCCCGGGCGCTCGGCGATGGCGAGCTGCAGGAGTGCGCGCGCGATGTGCACCCGCTGGCGCTCGCCGCCCGACAGATGCGTGAACAGCCGGTTCTCGAGTGCCGACAGTCCGACGGTGCGGATGCAGTCCGAGGCGGCACGCGCGATGTGCGCCGGCGGCTCGACGAAGCCCGGAACGGTCGCGCCGAGCATGACGACTTCGCGCACGGTGAAAGGGAACGACAATGCCGTCGATTGCGGCACAACGGCCCGCCGACGGGCGAGCTCGGCTGCCGTGTAGGTGGCGAGAGGGCGGCCATCGAGTGCGACGGTGCCCGACGTCGCTTTGAGCTCGCCGGACAACAGGCGCAGCAGCGTGGACTTGCCGGCGCCGTTGGGACCGACGAGTGCCACCAGCCGTCCCGGCCGGACCGAGAGGTCGATATCGGAGACCAGCGTCTTGCCGTTGACGACGAACGTGGCTGCGCGCGCACTCAGCATGTCGCTACTCCATGCCGCCAATGCCGCGCCGCAAGACGAGGTGC
Above is a genomic segment from Hyphomicrobium album containing:
- a CDS encoding heme ABC transporter ATP-binding protein, whose amino-acid sequence is MLSARAATFVVNGKTLVSDIDLSVRPGRLVALVGPNGAGKSTLLRLLSGELKATSGTVALDGRPLATYTAAELARRRAVVPQSTALSFPFTVREVVMLGATVPGFVEPPAHIARAASDCIRTVGLSALENRLFTHLSGGERQRVHIARALLQLAIAERPGCEPSVLLLDEPTANLDLAHQGVVLEEARRQARAGRAVLAILHDLNLAAVFADELVLLSQGRVAARGTAQDVFCDELLSRVYGCDVRINVTPAQGIPFVLPHAFHSH